TCCCGTCTGTTTTTACTTGTATCAAAGAGAAGGTGCTGTTTTTAGGCACTTTTACTGCGAATATTTCATGGCCACATGAGTGTGGCAGCGGATCTATGTCCGTTAACAGGGTTAGTGAGAAATAGAGAAGACACAGCAGATATTGATTTCGATAGTTACAATCGCACCAGCAAGGCAGCCCCTTGCGGAAAAATCCCCGACTCCGCCCAATGAGCAGAGCCGGGGGTTGACCAATACGCTGACCAATATCCGGATATCAGTGGGTGGACACAGTGGACAATGACCGCTTGTCTGTTTTGAAAAAAGTGAAGCCAAACCTACCGGAAAGTGCCCAATCGCAGGTCTTTGACGTCCTTACGGATCTTCGCACGCAGGAGGTCACTGGCTTAGGTCCGGTAGTCTCTGTCAATTGCCTCTGAATTTGCGCCAATTTGGTAATTTTTTTATTTTTTGCAACTTTTTTGAATGTTTATTTTGTGTTTTCAATTTGATCCAAGCCATGCCCCATGCGGGACTTGGAACAGGGAGAATTGGACGGCACTGGGTGGAACTTTTCCCTCTCTGGTCAGAAAAAGGGCACACAGCGTTTTAAGGATGGAAACAACTCCTTCGAGGCCGCGTTTGGCTTTTCTTCGCCTTAGCGTATCATTATTATTGCCTGATTTTCATGCAGCCGTTTCCTGCTACTGGACTCCCGGCTGTTAAAAGTGGGTGCAGTTTTCTGCCCCAGAAAGGAGGTTGGCTGCCGCCTGGAGCAAGCCGACCGCGATGCTTGCCCTACCCAGGTGTGGGCTGTTTTGCCAGGGCAGAACTTCTCATTTGAACGCAGGGGAGGACAATCTCCTTTATTACAGCATGTCACAATCAACTTGAAATATGTTGTGTATATCCAGAAGGATATCCGACTGCGGGGGTCTGCCCATAAACACAGAACGACTCCAAATCGGAGTCGTTCTGCATGAGAGTATATACATTCAAAGGGAAAGCTGTTCCGAGTGATCCGGTGAAAGAATCTGTCAGTCGTGAGGAGGACCGCACTCCGGATACTGCCTGTGATCCCTTACTTCAGCTTTCCAGCCACTTCCCGGAGCAGGGACTCCGACGGGTTTTTCCGATCTGCCGTGGAGACCTCGGCAATGAGCTTCAGCAGGCTCACATTCTCCTCTTCGGCCACCCTTTTGAACATGGGCAGGAAGTTGGAATGACAGCCGGACAGACCCAGCATCAGGTCCGTGGGATTTACCGCCACATGGTAGTTGTACGCTTTCATGATGGGGATCAGCTCCCGGTCCAGATAATCCAGCAAGGCGTAGAGGTCTACCTCAGGTAGATACCCCTCCTTTTTCAGCGTGGCGGCAGCCAGCTCTGTGGCACAGTTACCAGCGGATCGGGCCATGCCTAGTAGACCGCAGTCGATCTCGTCTGCTCCGGCGGCTACCGCTGCCAGCGCATTGGCCTGAGAAAGACCCAGGTTGCTGTGACCGTGGAAGCCCACAGGGATGCTTAAGGAGACCTTGAGGGCTTTTGTGTAAGCGGCGGCCTCGGCAGGGAACATGGTGCCTGCAGAGTCCATGATGGTAATCTTGTCCACGCCGGCGGCCTGGAGCATCTTTGCCTCATCGGCCAGCTCTGCAGGGGTGGAGACATAGGCTTTCATCAAAGAGTAGCGGCAGGTAAGGCCGGCGGCCTTAACCATCTTCACTGCGGCCACGGAACTCTCGCCGTCTCCGGCGTTGGCGCCCACCCGCAGGAAGCTGAGCCCTGCTTCGGCGGCTTTTTGAATTTTTTCTGCCTTGGCGCACTTAGACAGCAGGAACATCCCGATGCGGCCCCGGGACAAGTAGGGCTGGAGGAGCTGAAAATACTCCTCATCGGATGGCGCCTTGTCAGCCCCCAGCTGGTCGTATGCTCCCAGGCCTTTGCAGTTGCCCAACTCGATGTCCCGGATGCCGGCAGCCAGCAGGCCTTCTATGATGCTCGTGGTCAGCTCCAGAGAAAAGCCGTGCCCTACAACATTGCCGCCATCCCGGAGGGTGTTGTCAAATAGATTCATAGAAATTTCTTCTTCGCAGGTTATTCCATCAAATTGGGCAGGAATGTGACAACTTCCGGCAAGAAAATAACAATGACCGCCACTAGAATCTCAACCAGAATAAAAGGCAATACCTCTTTCGCCACTCCGACGAAAGGCCGGTTGGACAAACTGCAACTGACAAACAGACAAGGGCCGAAGGGTGGAGATGCGATTCCAATGCACATCACAAATACCACAAAAAAGCCAAAGAAAATAGGATCAATTCCATACAACAGAGCTACTGGGTGCAGGATCGGTGCCACAATGATCACCACAGAGAGCGCCTCCATGAACATGCCGGCAATCAGCAAGATTACCAGAGTTAGGAACAGAAATACCAGAGAGGAAGAGGACACAGACTGAATAGCCTCAGCCAGAATAGTGGGCACATTATAGTAAGTCACGATCCAGCCAAACAGTTGGGCCGTCGTCACCATGATGGAGATTACGACTGTTTGTACCGCACTTTTTTTGAAGATATCCCAGAGCTGGCGAAGGGAGATGCTGCGGTAAACAAAGAGGGCAACGAAAATGCCGTAGACTGCGGCGATGGCCGCTGCCTCAGTGGCTGTTCAGATGCCAAAGTAGATCGTTACTAGGATGATCACCGGCATCAGCAGCGCCAGGAAGGAATCACGCACACTGTCCCACAGCTTTCGCCAGGAGAAAGCCACACTTTCCGTGGGCATGTCCCGGCGCTTGGCAATAATGTAGACCATAAGACAAAGAAGCAGACAAGTGAGAATTCCCGGTACCACACCGGACATCAGCAGCTTGGTGATGGACTCGCCAGTGGCGACACCATAAAAGATCATCATCAGGCTGGGCGGGATCACTGGTCCCAGTGTGCCGCCAATAGCTTGCACAGCTGCGGCGAAATCCTTGGGATAGCCTCGCTTTTCCATCTCAGGATACATGAGGCCGCCAATGGCTGCCGTTGTTGCCGTAGCGGAGCCGGAGAGGGCCGCAAAGCAGGAGAGGGAGAGAGCCCATGCAATGGGCACTCCGATCAGCATGAAAGCCAAGAGGCTGACCAGCAAAATAATAGGAGTTAATTCCATATGATTATTTCTATTAAGAACGCTGTAAATACAAGGCTTTTCGGAGCCTACGAACCACAAAAAATAATATTTGATCTATCATATTACACAAAAAGCCGTCCGGCGTTCAAACCGGGCGGCTTTTTTGCGTGGATAGACCGGAAGGAGGTGAAAAAATAATTGCAGAAATTTAACCCGCAAAATTGTGCAATTTTCACGAAAAAGAGGTTGGTGAATGGAAGATGAAAAATTGAACACAGGCCCCGGTGAGGAGAAGCTCCCGGAGGCTCCCGCTCCTGTTACGGCTGACGGGCCCCAGGCTCCCGCTCCCGAACAGGCCGCTGTTTCCACACCCCAGCAAGAGGGGCCTGACCAGCCCGGGCCGAGGTAGAAAAAGAGGAGGCGGCAAAAGAGGCGGAGGAGAAAACGCAGGAGGAACCTCCCGCCGCTGGGGACGGCGAACCGTAAAAGAATGGCCTGGCAGCGAGCGTATCTTGACAACGTCAAAGCATCTACAGTATATCTCTACCAGACAAATATTAAGCTATATATCGCCCCTCATTTGGGCTCACTCAAACTGGAAGCATTGACGCCTCTTATTGTGCAACGGTTCTATAATGACCTTCTGCATCCTGAAAAAGAAGACTCACGTCCTTTACCGCCCAAAACAATAAAGAATATCCATGGGGTATTCTATAAGGTACTCCAGCAGGCAGTTCAATTGGGGATTTGAGGGTCAATCCTTCAGATGCCTGCTGCCCCGTGTAGAAAAGAAGAATATCCACCCATTGGATGAAGCGCAGATCGCCAAGTTCCTAAAAGCCATCCAAGGCCACCTCCACGAGTATCTGTATCAGACTGCGCTGTTTATGGGCCTTCGACAAGGTGAGGTACTCGGACTGACATGGGATTGAGTTGCCTTCAAACATGAAACGATCCGGGTTAAACAGCAACTCCGGCGGAAGCAGCAAAAAGGCGGCGAATACTATATTTCGCCGCCCAAGAACAACAAGGCCAGAGTTGTTACTATCGCTCCCACGGGTAATCGGCATCTTGCGCAAGCAGAAGGCAAAACAGACAAAGATGCAGCTTTTAGCCGGCTCGTGCTGGAGTAATGAGCATGATCTGATATTTACTAACGGGCTGGGAGGGGTTCTGTCCTATCGGACAGTCTATGACTGTTTCAAACAAATCGTGGAGAAGATAGGGACGGCGTCCTCAAGATTTCATGATCTTCGCCACCATTACACAGTTGTGGCGCTCCAGAGCGGGGACGACATGAAAACAATGCAGGAAAATTTGGGACACCATGCCGCCGCATTTACCTTTCAGGACAGCAAAAATCCCTTGAAACCGTTGAGTTTCAAGGGATTAATGATGGTGGACGATACAGGACTCGAACCTGTGACCCCCTGCACGTCAAGCAGGTGCTCTAGCCAGCTGAGCTAATCGTCCGAAGCGGAACGAATATAGAATACACGACATTGCTGCATTTGTCAACACATTTCTTGCGCCTTTCCTAATTTTTTGTTATACTGATTCCCAAATATATGGGAGGAACAACGCTTATGAGACGAGTTGCACTGGTGACTGGGGCATCCCGCGGGATTGGCCGCGGGATTGCACTGGAGCTGGCCCGAGAGGGCTGGGATGTCTGCGTCAACTACATCCAGCATCAAGAGGCTGCGGAATCGACTGTGAGGGATATCCAAGCTCTGGGGCAGAATGCCGTGGCAATGCAAGCCGATGTAGCGGACGGAGAGGCCGTGGCGAAGATGGTGAGCCAGGCGGCGGCGGAGCTGGCACCAATCTCTCTGCTGGTTAACAACGCTGGCATCGCCGGGCAGATGCAGTTTCAGGATATCTCCGATGAGCAGTGGAACCGCTATCTGGCGGTGAACCTGAGTGGCGCCCGGAATACCATTCGGGCAGTGCTGCCTCACATGCTCACAGAAAAGAGCGGCTGTATCATCAATATCTCTTCCATCTGGGGACTGCGCGGCGCCAGCTGTGAGGCGGCCTATGCCTGCACGAAGGCGGCCTTGATCGGGCTGACCCGCTCTCTGGCGCTGGAGCTGGCGCCCTCTCAGATTCGGGTGAACTGTGTGGCGCCGGGGGTGATCGAAACGGATATGCTGGAGGCGCTGGGGGACGAGGTCAAGGCGATGCTGGTGGAACAGACCCCCCTGGGACGGCTGGGCACGCCGGAGGATATCGCTTACGCCGTCGCATTCCTGGCTTCGAAACGGGCCTCTTTCATCACAGGACAGGTACTGGGAGCCGAGGGCGGGTTCATTGTCTGAGGTCACTCCGAGGAGAAAAAGCGCGGACAGTGTCCGCGCTTTTTTACACTTTCCCAGGCAGGGGAAGCGTGTGTATCATCACCCGTCCCATACAGATCAGGCTCCGGCCGCCATCCGGCATCAGCAGAATGTCTGCGTCCGACCGGGCCCGGTTTAAAGAAAACAGGTACACAATTCCCACTGGGTCCTTGTAGTACTGCTTGCAAAACATTTCGCCATCCACACAGAAAATGCCAACATCCCCGGGAGCCAAAGGGTCCCGGTTCACATAGACCACCGCGCCGTCCGGAATATAAGGGGACATAGAATCCCCTTGGATGCGGACAGCAAACTCCGCCGCTTGAGGTACATCGTCCTCTACCGGGATGCTGTCAAAGTCCTCGCCAAAGACCGGAGCCGCATAACCGGCCGCCGCTGGACTGCGGTAAAGGGGAATCAGGCGGGACTCCTGCTGGGGGCGGCTGACCTCCAAATCATCCCGATAGGCACACAGGGCGTCCACCACAGACCGTACGGTTTCCCTGCCTTTGGGAGAGAGACCTCGGTATTGCTCGAAAAGCCGCCGTTCACTCTGGGAGAGCACGTGACCTCCGCCTTGAAAGCTGTCCTGAAACAGGGTATTGGGGTCTGTTCCCAGACAGTCAAACAGCCGAAGGAGAATATCCTCCTTCGGAAAGCTGATCCCGGCCTCGTAGTTGCCAATGGTGGATTGTGAGACCCCTATCTGACGTGCCAAGGCCAGTTGGGAAATCCCCAGCTCTTCCCGGCAGGCCTGCATCCGTTTTCCAAAGCTCATGGTGCTTCCTCCCCTCTCGATATCTCTATCATAGTAAATTGAAATGGTTGTGTCAATAAAATTAAACAAGAAACTTGTTTAACTCCTCTTGACACAGTCGAACATATGTGCTATTATCAAAACAACAAACAAGAATTCTGTTTATAATTTAAGATCAAACAAGTATCTTGTTTTGATTGGTTATCGAAAAACTCAAAATAGACATGTTTACAGCCAACAGCTGACTGCCAACAAAATAAACAGCAGGATCAGATTGGAAAGTGTGAACCAGAGCAGATAGCGCCCGCCCTGTCCCGGATACTCCCGTGCCACCATCTTATAGGAGATCAGGCTGGCCATGGAAGCAATCAGCGTACCCAAGCCTCCCAGATTGCAGCCAACGATAAGGGGCTTCCACTGGGTGGTGAACCCGGAGAGCAGCAGCGCGGCGGGTACGTTGCTGATGACCTGACTGGTCAGCACAGCTACCAGCTCCACGTGGCCATCGAGGAGAGAGGAGAGGAGATTCTGAAAGCCCGCAACAGCCCCCAGGTTTCCGATGAAGATGAAAAGAGCGAGAAAAGTCCCCAGGAGGGAGTAATCAATCTCTCGCAAAAGCGCCCGATCCGTGAGCAGCAAAAAGATCAAGATAACAGCTGCAATGGCCGTCGGGGAGACCAGCTTGAAGATGCCAAGCAAACAGATGATAAAGCCCAGAGTGCTCAGTGTCAGCAACCGAGGACTGTTCATCGGAACGTCCAGAGAGATCTCAGGAATGGCAACAGGACGGTGCATCAAGATCAGCGCTGTAAGCAACACGCCGGAGAGCAGGACATAGGGCAGCATATAGCCGCACAGCTCGCCAAAGCTGATGCCGGATTTTCCATATAAGTAGAGATTCTGTGGATTACCCATCGGCGTCAGCATGCTGCCCAGGTTGGCTGCCAGAGTTTGCAGAATCACGAGGGGCACCGCCAGACGCTCCTGGGCGGCCATGCGCAGTACAATCAAGCCAAACGGTACGAAGGTAATCAGCGAGACGTCATTTGTGATCACCATGCTGCAAAAGAAGGGGAGAAAGACAAGCACCATCAGCATCTGACGGGAGGTGGAGGTTTTTCGAAGCAGACAGCCGCCGAAAAAAACAAACAGACCGGCCCTCTGAAACCCCTTCATCACCGCCATCAGACTAAAGAGAAGCGACAGGGTGTCCCAGTCGATATACGCGAGATAGACACTGCTGGGAGGCACAGCGGCTGTAGAGACCAAAGCCAGTAAAACCGAGACGCAAAGGACGGCCTCCGCCCGAAAGAAACGGGCACAGGCTTGAAAGTGTGCAGATGTCATGGGACAACCCCTCACAGAAAATAAGTTTAGAGACAGGGTGACAGCCGCTGATCGGAGCGGTTCACAAAAGCACGTGAAAAATCGCGGACGCTGTGGCGGCCGCGACAAGAACAATATGGGCTGAGGAAGGCCAGCAGCGTCAGAGACCTATGAGCGGGATGAGTTCAAAGGACGCGGTGGGGTTTGAACACTGTGGGATGTAAAAAAAGTCGGAGTAAGCAGACTGCCCACTCCGACTTGGTGGGGGAAGGTGGATTCGAACCACCGAAGTCGTAGACAACAGATTTACAGTCTGCCCCATTTGACCGCTCTGGAATTCCCCCGTATGAAGTTGTGGAGCTGGTGGACGGATTCGAACCCCCGACCTGCTGATTACAAATCAGCTGCTCTACCAGCTGAGCTACACCAGCAAGTCCCAACAGCAGGATTTATCATATCAGATGACACAGAATTTGTCAATATGATTTTTTACTTTTTTATTTTTTTAAGAAGGAGGCATTTTTATGCATCACACACGCCGCGCAAAGCGGCAGACTCCGGTGCGCTGCACACTGTGCGGCCGGGAAATCACAGTGGGGGAGGAGTACTGGGACTGTAACGCCAGCCGGATCTGCTGGGAGTGCCTGCCGGAGTATGCCCGGCAAGAGCTGACCTCATGCCGGGAAATTCGGGGAAGGGAGGCGGGCCTATGACACTGCTGGAAATGTCCGTCCTCTACGCCGAGAGCGCGGACAAGCTCCGAGGGCGGATTGCGCAGCTGCGGGCGGCGGAGCGGGCAGAGACGGACCCGGAGACCGCACGGAGGCTGCGCCAGCGGGCGGAGAGCCTGCGGCCCCTGCTGCGGGAGACGCGGGAGTTGGCGGTGCTGACGGCAAAATATTATGACAGGAGCTATCATAAACATGAGAAGTACACCCTTTAATACACGCAGCAGCGAATGGATCGGAGACATGACGGTATATCTCCGAGAGACCGGGGAGGACAACTCCTTGCAGATGGAGCGTCTGCGGAGGAATCTGCGCCGGGCCAGGGAGCAGGAGCTCACACCGCGCCAGCGGCAGATGCTGGAGCTCCACTATGATCAGAGACTCTCTGTCACCGAGATTGCAAAAGAGCTGGGACTGCACCCCTCTACAGTCTCCCGCACGTTGGGACGGGCCAGGGAGCGTCTGCGCCGGTATCTGCGCTACACCCTATAAATTTCTCTTGTAGTTTTGCCGGAAAGTCGTATAATCAAAAATATGGGGCATTCTAATCCTGGTAGGGCATCTTTATCCTGAACGGGAGGGTCACCTATGCTGTATAACACGTTTCACAACCGCTGGCTGCGGCTGATTGCCGCCGTGGCGGGCGAATTCATCGCCGCCCTTGGCATCAATTTGTTTATCGTGCCTCTGGGCCTGTACTCCGGCGGTACTCTGGGTGTCTGTCAGTTGATCCGTACCCTGATGCAGACATACCTGCACCTGGATTTTGGGGGCTATGATATTGCCGGCATCCTCTATTTCCTCAGCAACATCCCCATTTTGATCTTTGCCTACAAGGTTTTGGGGCGGGGACTGGCCATGCGGACAATCGTCTGCACGGTGTCCTATTCCGTTTTTTACAGTCTGATCCCCATCCCCGTTCAGCCCATTGTGGATGATTACCTAACCGCCTGCCTGTTGGGCGGCCTGCTGACGGGCTTTGGCTGCGGTATTGTGTTGACCTGCGGGTGCAGCAGCGGTGGACTGGACGTGGTGGGGCTTTGCCTGAGCAAGCGGGGCAGCACCTTTACTGTTGGACGCTTCTCATTGACCTTCAACGCCTTTTTGTATGCGGTCTGTCTGATCCTCTTCCATCCGGAGACGGCCATCTACTCTGTCATCTATAACTTCTTTACAACCATGGTGTTGGACCGGATGCACCAGCAAAATGTCAATGTACAGGCGCTGATTTTCACCCGGGAGGATGAGAGCACCCTGGGCCGGTTCATTATGGAGAAGCTGGGGCGCGGCGTCACCTATTGGCACGGCACCGGCGCCTATACTGGGGACGACATGCACGTGCTGTGTGTGTGCCTCTCCAAATATGAGATTGAAGAGCTGCTGCACGCGGTGCACAGCATCGATCCCCATGCCTTTTTCACGGTGCAGGAGGGGGTTCGGATTTACGGAAACTATCAGAGAAAGGTGGGCTAGAGAGATGTGGGAGGCGGAGTGGACCGCGGTTTTGGCGGGGACTCCGGTGGATAGCCGGATGGGAGTCCGGGTGTTGGCGGAGTATGGGCTGGAGGGACGGGCGTTTCCAATGGCGGAGGACCCCTGGCGGCAGACGGCGTTCCAGCTCTCCACCCCGGCGGAGAAGACCGCCGCGGTGCGCTCTGTGCTGGAGGGCGTCCGGGAGCAGGGGTGCCGGCGGGTGTTGGTGTACTGCAACTCCCTCTCCGCGGCGGTGGAGTTTGAGCTTTTGGCAGAGGAGACAGGGCTGCGGATTGTGACGCCGCTGCAGGTCTACCGGGATTTGGCGCCTTGCTTCCGGCGGCTGGGGCTGATCGCCGCCAATGCCCAGGGGTTGGCGGGGATTGAGCGGACGCTGTATGGGACCAATCCCTCTTTGGAGCTGCTGGGGGCGTGCCTTTTGCCGGTGGTGTTAGCCATCGAGTCCGGCGAGGCGCCGGAGGTGCTGGTGGAGCGGCACCGCCTGCCGGAGCTGGCGGAATGGTTTCGCGGCTGCGGCATGGAGGCGCTGGTACTGGGCTGCACGCACTTTCCCTACTTCAAGGCATCTCTCGCGGAGCGGACAAGCCTGCCCCTGCTGGACCCGGCGGAGGATATGGTCCGGCGGCTAAGGCAGTCAGGTACATAGCTGAAAACGAAACATAGAAGGAGGAAGTTTCTGATGTCATTCGAGACTGAGGTGATTCCCCTGTTCATCGGCGGCGTGACCGTGGTGAGCGTGTTGGAGCTGTTTTTTGGCTTGATGCTGCTGCGGAGGCGGCGGGATGTCCGGAAGCTGTTTGCGGGGCATGTCATCAGTATGGCCCTGGGCTTTTTCTTCCTGACCCGAAGCCTTTTTGCCAACTGGCTGGATATTCAATACGGCATTGCCTCCATCTCCAACTCTGTGAACATCGGTCTGTTCGGCCTTTTGTGGATGGTGAGCGTCGGTTTCGTGGTGGCCATGGTGGGCCGGCTGACCAGGGAGAGGGAGGCGTGATGCGGGAGGTTGTCTTATTCATTGCCATGAGCCTGGACGGCTACATCGCGGACGAGCAGGGCGGCGTGGAGTGGCTGCGGGGCCAGGACCCAGGCGCGGCGGACCCGGACAGCTATGCGGACTTCATCCGGGACGTGGACACAGTGGTGATGGGGTGGAACACCTATCACCAGATCATGACGGAACTCTCGCCGGAGGCGTGGGTCTATGAGGGCCTCACGAGCTACATTGTCACCCATCGCAGCGTGCCTCCGGCACCAGGGCGGGTATTTACCGCCCAGAATCCCTGCCAGCTGGTGA
This genomic window from Pusillibacter faecalis contains:
- a CDS encoding XRE family transcriptional regulator, whose translation is MSFGKRMQACREELGISQLALARQIGVSQSTIGNYEAGISFPKEDILLRLFDCLGTDPNTLFQDSFQGGGHVLSQSERRLFEQYRGLSPKGRETVRSVVDALCAYRDDLEVSRPQQESRLIPLYRSPAAAGYAAPVFGEDFDSIPVEDDVPQAAEFAVRIQGDSMSPYIPDGAVVYVNRDPLAPGDVGIFCVDGEMFCKQYYKDPVGIVYLFSLNRARSDADILLMPDGGRSLICMGRVMIHTLPLPGKV
- a CDS encoding aspartate/glutamate racemase family protein yields the protein MWEAEWTAVLAGTPVDSRMGVRVLAEYGLEGRAFPMAEDPWRQTAFQLSTPAEKTAAVRSVLEGVREQGCRRVLVYCNSLSAAVEFELLAEETGLRIVTPLQVYRDLAPCFRRLGLIAANAQGLAGIERTLYGTNPSLELLGACLLPVVLAIESGEAPEVLVERHRLPELAEWFRGCGMEALVLGCTHFPYFKASLAERTSLPLLDPAEDMVRRLRQSGT
- a CDS encoding dihydrofolate reductase family protein yields the protein MREVVLFIAMSLDGYIADEQGGVEWLRGQDPGAADPDSYADFIRDVDTVVMGWNTYHQIMTELSPEAWVYEGLTSYIVTHRSVPPAPGRVFTAQNPCQLVRELRRYPGKRIWVCGGAGLSRQLMEADLIDVYDISLIPVLLGGGIRLFEPFGRRISLRLERTMAGNGITELVYTRRA
- a CDS encoding 4-hydroxy-2-oxovalerate aldolase: MNLFDNTLRDGGNVVGHGFSLELTTSIIEGLLAAGIRDIELGNCKGLGAYDQLGADKAPSDEEYFQLLQPYLSRGRIGMFLLSKCAKAEKIQKAAEAGLSFLRVGANAGDGESSVAAVKMVKAAGLTCRYSLMKAYVSTPAELADEAKMLQAAGVDKITIMDSAGTMFPAEAAAYTKALKVSLSIPVGFHGHSNLGLSQANALAAVAAGADEIDCGLLGMARSAGNCATELAAATLKKEGYLPEVDLYALLDYLDRELIPIMKAYNYHVAVNPTDLMLGLSGCHSNFLPMFKRVAEEENVSLLKLIAEVSTADRKNPSESLLREVAGKLK
- the ymfI gene encoding elongation factor P 5-aminopentanone reductase; the protein is MRRVALVTGASRGIGRGIALELAREGWDVCVNYIQHQEAAESTVRDIQALGQNAVAMQADVADGEAVAKMVSQAAAELAPISLLVNNAGIAGQMQFQDISDEQWNRYLAVNLSGARNTIRAVLPHMLTEKSGCIINISSIWGLRGASCEAAYACTKAALIGLTRSLALELAPSQIRVNCVAPGVIETDMLEALGDEVKAMLVEQTPLGRLGTPEDIAYAVAFLASKRASFITGQVLGAEGGFIV
- a CDS encoding N-terminal phage integrase SAM-like domain-containing protein, with amino-acid sequence MAWQRAYLDNVKASTVYLYQTNIKLYIAPHLGSLKLEALTPLIVQRFYNDLLHPEKEDSRPLPPKTIKNIHGVFYKVLQQAVQLGI
- a CDS encoding sigma-70 family RNA polymerase sigma factor, which translates into the protein MRSTPFNTRSSEWIGDMTVYLRETGEDNSLQMERLRRNLRRAREQELTPRQRQMLELHYDQRLSVTEIAKELGLHPSTVSRTLGRARERLRRYLRYTL
- a CDS encoding YitT family protein, translated to MLYNTFHNRWLRLIAAVAGEFIAALGINLFIVPLGLYSGGTLGVCQLIRTLMQTYLHLDFGGYDIAGILYFLSNIPILIFAYKVLGRGLAMRTIVCTVSYSVFYSLIPIPVQPIVDDYLTACLLGGLLTGFGCGIVLTCGCSSGGLDVVGLCLSKRGSTFTVGRFSLTFNAFLYAVCLILFHPETAIYSVIYNFFTTMVLDRMHQQNVNVQALIFTREDESTLGRFIMEKLGRGVTYWHGTGAYTGDDMHVLCVCLSKYEIEELLHAVHSIDPHAFFTVQEGVRIYGNYQRKVG
- a CDS encoding SLC13 family permease — translated: MTSAHFQACARFFRAEAVLCVSVLLALVSTAAVPPSSVYLAYIDWDTLSLLFSLMAVMKGFQRAGLFVFFGGCLLRKTSTSRQMLMVLVFLPFFCSMVITNDVSLITFVPFGLIVLRMAAQERLAVPLVILQTLAANLGSMLTPMGNPQNLYLYGKSGISFGELCGYMLPYVLLSGVLLTALILMHRPVAIPEISLDVPMNSPRLLTLSTLGFIICLLGIFKLVSPTAIAAVILIFLLLTDRALLREIDYSLLGTFLALFIFIGNLGAVAGFQNLLSSLLDGHVELVAVLTSQVISNVPAALLLSGFTTQWKPLIVGCNLGGLGTLIASMASLISYKMVAREYPGQGGRYLLWFTLSNLILLFILLAVSCWL